In Candidatus Bathyarchaeia archaeon, the following are encoded in one genomic region:
- a CDS encoding 3-oxoacyl-[acyl-carrier-protein] synthase III C-terminal domain-containing protein, with product MIPTTIRFLWKNNAIVNMKHFKNPFITSISNFTDMQILNLGAALPKNEYSTEKLLETFPCSLPERVKQNVLNLGVQRRYLINHPDAKEAMNEDAIIELCSEACENAVQNAGLSAKDINYFIAAYDATPFLSPGLSQLLVRNIGFTPYIKHVNAQGIASTAFPKALELAENYLAAHPKDYALICVSGVSSYWFQNQVRGMTNVMEIRQINQIKSVAKRRVELQKWVATMEFFLFGDGAAACVVANKGEGLTVEKNVEVTNVGKKDYLAGYAKLSASNKPFSFGFYSHLDRKIPELGVKYTSLALKRLFGKTSRDAIKMVKKWAVHTGSEKILAALAERNEIPYEKIKESHEILREYGNLAGASLPFILERIISNTKLVEEDVITMLGYGWGFSAAACLLKFKH from the coding sequence TTGATTCCAACAACTATAAGATTTTTGTGGAAAAATAATGCCATAGTCAACATGAAACATTTCAAGAATCCTTTTATAACCTCAATTAGCAATTTCACTGATATGCAAATACTCAATTTAGGCGCAGCCTTGCCAAAAAACGAGTATTCAACAGAAAAGCTTTTAGAAACTTTTCCATGTTCGCTTCCAGAACGCGTCAAACAAAACGTGCTTAACCTTGGGGTTCAGCGGCGCTACCTTATCAACCATCCAGACGCAAAAGAAGCCATGAACGAAGACGCAATAATCGAGTTATGCTCTGAAGCATGTGAAAACGCTGTTCAAAACGCTGGTCTCTCTGCGAAGGATATTAACTATTTTATTGCAGCCTATGACGCCACTCCATTCTTGAGTCCCGGACTCAGCCAACTTCTAGTTCGCAACATCGGCTTCACGCCTTACATTAAGCATGTTAATGCTCAAGGAATAGCCAGCACAGCTTTTCCCAAAGCCTTAGAACTTGCAGAAAACTATCTGGCGGCACATCCGAAGGATTACGCGCTCATCTGCGTTTCCGGAGTAAGCTCCTACTGGTTCCAAAATCAAGTGCGTGGCATGACAAACGTTATGGAAATTAGACAAATAAATCAAATTAAAAGCGTGGCTAAAAGGCGTGTTGAGTTGCAAAAGTGGGTTGCAACTATGGAGTTTTTCCTTTTCGGTGATGGTGCAGCCGCGTGTGTTGTTGCCAATAAGGGAGAAGGCTTAACTGTGGAGAAAAATGTGGAAGTAACAAATGTTGGAAAAAAAGATTACTTAGCAGGATACGCAAAACTTTCAGCTTCAAACAAGCCGTTTTCGTTTGGTTTCTATTCACATCTTGATAGAAAAATTCCAGAACTCGGAGTTAAATACACAAGTTTGGCTCTTAAAAGACTGTTTGGCAAAACCAGCAGAGACGCCATAAAAATGGTTAAAAAATGGGCAGTTCACACCGGCAGCGAAAAAATACTCGCTGCCTTAGCCGAGCGTAACGAGATTCCATACGAAAAAATTAAGGAATCTCACGAGATTCTAAGAGAATATGGCAATTTGGCCGGTGCAAGCTTACCGTTTATTCTTGAAAGAATCATCTCGAACACGAAACTTGTTGAAGAAGACGTTATTACAATGCTTGGATATGGATGGGGATTTTCAGCTGCTGCTTGTCTACTGAAGTTTAAGCACTGA